In the Vibrio gigantis genome, one interval contains:
- a CDS encoding L-threonylcarbamoyladenylate synthase: protein MDNFQHTLQALQQGEVIAYPTEGVFGVGCDPDNPHAIKKLLELKQRPVEKGLILIAASYEQLLPYIDESQLTDEQLATVKATWPGPVTWIMPTSAKVTDWVSGQFDSIAVRVTDHPLVQRMCNEFGKPLTSTSANLTGEPPCMTTEEVQQQLGQHLVAILEGETGGRDKPSEIRDAKTSKILRQG, encoded by the coding sequence GTGGATAACTTTCAACATACATTGCAGGCATTACAACAGGGCGAAGTCATTGCTTACCCGACCGAAGGCGTTTTTGGGGTTGGTTGTGATCCTGATAATCCACATGCCATCAAGAAATTACTCGAGTTAAAACAGCGTCCAGTTGAAAAGGGCTTGATCTTGATTGCGGCAAGTTACGAGCAGCTGCTTCCTTATATTGATGAAAGCCAACTGACCGATGAGCAATTGGCGACGGTTAAAGCTACATGGCCGGGGCCAGTCACTTGGATCATGCCAACCAGTGCTAAAGTGACTGACTGGGTGAGTGGTCAGTTTGATTCAATCGCTGTGCGAGTGACGGATCACCCTTTGGTGCAAAGAATGTGTAATGAATTCGGTAAGCCGTTAACCTCTACCAGTGCTAATCTGACGGGCGAACCACCTTGTATGACGACCGAAGAGGTACAACAGCAACTTGGCCAACACTTGGTTGCGATTCTTGAAGGGGAAACGGGTGGTCGTGACAAGCCAAGCGAAATTAGAGATGCAAAAACATCGAAAATATTAAGACAGGGTTAA
- the purE gene encoding 5-(carboxyamino)imidazole ribonucleotide mutase, with protein MTVGIIMGSKSDWPTMKLAADMLDQFGVAYETKVVSAHRTPQLLADYATSAKERGIKVIIAGAGGAAHLPGMAAAFTSVPVLGVPVQSKALKGMDSLLSIVQMPKGIAVGTLAIGEAGAANAGILAAQIIGTHNEEVMAKVEAFRSEQTETVLANPNPAED; from the coding sequence ATGACTGTCGGTATTATCATGGGTTCTAAATCTGATTGGCCAACAATGAAGCTAGCTGCGGACATGTTGGATCAGTTTGGCGTGGCGTACGAAACAAAAGTGGTTTCAGCTCACCGCACACCTCAGTTGCTTGCAGACTACGCAACCAGTGCGAAAGAGCGCGGTATTAAAGTCATTATTGCTGGTGCTGGCGGTGCTGCTCACCTACCAGGCATGGCGGCTGCTTTCACAAGCGTCCCAGTTCTTGGCGTTCCAGTTCAGTCTAAAGCGCTGAAAGGCATGGATTCTCTGCTTTCTATCGTGCAAATGCCAAAAGGCATTGCGGTAGGTACTCTGGCTATCGGTGAAGCGGGTGCAGCGAACGCTGGCATCCTAGCCGCTCAAATCATTGGCACACACAATGAAGAAGTAATGGCAAAAGTAGAAGCATTCCGCTCTGAGCAAACAGAAACGGTACTTGCTAATCCAAACCCTGCAGAGGACTAA
- the thiC gene encoding phosphomethylpyrimidine synthase ThiC, translated as MSSRKQARLEAKNFIDSLSVQPYPNSKKAYIQGSREDIQVPVREISLADSLVGGTKKEPVFESNEPIHVYDTSGVYTDPTHEIDLYSGLPKLREQWIEERGDTELLDDVSSVYTKERLEDETLDDLRYGNLPRIRRATGDQCVTQLHYARQGIITPEMEYISIRENMGRQKFADEQLNHQHPGHNFGANLPKEITPEFVRKEVAEGRAIIPSNINHPESEPMIIGRNFLVKVNANIGNSSVSSSIEEEVEKLVWSTRWGGDTVMDLSTGRNIHETREWILRNSPVPIGTVPMYQALEKVNGVAEDLNWEVMRDTLIEQAEQGVDYFTIHAGLLLRYVPMTAKRVTGIVSRGGSIIAKWCLAHHQESFLYTHFREICEICAKYDVALSLGDGLRPGSIADANDEAQFSELRTLGELTKVAWEYDVQVIIEGPGHVPMHLIKENMDEQLEHCHEAPFYTLGPLTTDIAPGYDHITSGIGAAMIGWYGCAMLCYVTPKEHLGLPNKEDVKTGLITYKLAAHAADLAKGHPGAQIRDNALSKARFEFRWEDQFNLALDPETARSFHDETLPQESGKVAHFCSMCGPKFCSMKISQEVREYAKDTEQVAADQAIEIKMLDNPLEGMRQKSQEFRDTGSELYHPAVGAKEAQLEE; from the coding sequence ATGTCGAGTCGTAAACAAGCAAGACTGGAAGCGAAGAATTTCATTGATTCTTTATCCGTACAACCTTATCCAAATTCAAAAAAAGCTTACATCCAAGGATCTCGAGAAGATATCCAAGTCCCTGTGCGAGAAATATCACTCGCAGATAGCCTTGTCGGTGGCACCAAAAAAGAGCCTGTATTCGAATCTAATGAGCCTATTCATGTCTACGATACCTCCGGTGTTTATACCGATCCTACGCATGAAATAGACCTTTATAGCGGCCTTCCTAAGTTGCGAGAGCAATGGATTGAAGAGCGTGGCGATACGGAATTGCTCGATGATGTAAGCTCTGTTTACACCAAAGAACGTTTAGAAGATGAAACCTTAGACGACCTTCGTTACGGAAACCTGCCTAGAATTCGTCGTGCTACTGGCGACCAATGTGTAACTCAACTGCATTATGCTCGTCAGGGTATTATCACTCCTGAGATGGAGTATATTTCGATACGTGAGAACATGGGACGTCAGAAGTTTGCTGATGAACAACTTAATCACCAACACCCTGGCCATAACTTTGGCGCCAACCTACCTAAAGAAATCACCCCTGAGTTCGTGCGTAAAGAGGTTGCTGAAGGTCGAGCTATTATCCCTTCAAACATCAACCACCCAGAATCAGAGCCTATGATTATTGGTAGAAACTTCTTAGTGAAAGTGAACGCCAATATCGGTAACTCTTCAGTAAGCTCTTCAATTGAAGAAGAAGTTGAGAAGTTAGTATGGTCAACCCGCTGGGGTGGCGACACCGTAATGGACCTTTCTACTGGACGTAATATCCACGAGACTCGTGAATGGATCCTGCGTAACAGCCCTGTGCCGATTGGTACGGTTCCTATGTATCAAGCGCTTGAAAAAGTGAATGGCGTTGCAGAAGACCTAAACTGGGAAGTGATGCGCGATACCTTGATTGAACAAGCTGAGCAGGGTGTTGATTACTTCACTATCCATGCCGGTTTGCTGCTTCGTTACGTACCTATGACGGCTAAACGTGTGACTGGCATTGTCTCTCGTGGTGGATCTATTATCGCGAAATGGTGTCTTGCACATCATCAGGAAAGCTTCCTATACACACATTTCCGCGAGATCTGTGAGATCTGTGCGAAGTATGATGTTGCTCTTTCACTTGGTGATGGCTTGCGTCCAGGCTCTATTGCAGATGCTAACGATGAGGCTCAATTCTCGGAGTTACGCACTCTAGGTGAGTTGACTAAAGTGGCTTGGGAATATGACGTTCAGGTGATCATTGAAGGCCCTGGACATGTACCTATGCATCTTATTAAAGAGAACATGGACGAGCAGTTAGAGCACTGCCATGAAGCGCCTTTCTATACTTTAGGTCCACTGACTACAGATATTGCGCCGGGTTATGACCATATTACCTCTGGTATTGGTGCGGCGATGATTGGTTGGTACGGCTGTGCGATGCTTTGTTATGTAACGCCTAAAGAGCATTTAGGCTTGCCGAACAAAGAAGATGTGAAGACTGGCTTGATTACTTACAAGCTGGCAGCACATGCTGCAGACTTGGCAAAAGGGCACCCGGGCGCACAAATCCGAGATAATGCATTGTCTAAAGCACGTTTTGAATTCCGTTGGGAAGACCAATTTAATCTAGCTTTAGATCCGGAAACAGCACGTTCTTTCCACGATGAAACCCTGCCACAAGAGTCGGGCAAGGTTGCTCACTTCTGCTCTATGTGTGGTCCTAAGTTCTGCTCGATGAAGATTTCTCAAGAAGTTCGAGAGTACGCGAAAGACACAGAACAAGTAGCCGCTGATCAGGCTATTGAGATTAAGATGCTAGATAACCCGTTGGAGGGAATGCGTCAAAAATCACAAGAGTTCCGAGATACTGGCTCTGAACTTTATCACCCTGCAGTAGGCGCAAAAGAAGCTCAACTAGAGGAATAA
- the hemF gene encoding oxygen-dependent coproporphyrinogen oxidase, whose protein sequence is MSAIDKEAVKQFLLSLQDSICQQLEQADGSALFKEDAWEREPSDRLGGGGRTRVMTDGAVFEQGGVNFSHVAGKAMPASATAHRPELAGRKFEAMGVSLVIHPKNPYIPTSHANVRFFIAEKEGEDPIWWFGGGFDLTPFYPFDEDCQSWHQTAKALCAPFGDNVYQEHKEWCDKYFFLPHRDETRGVGGLFFDDLNEWGFEKSFAYMQAVGEGYAAAYLPIVERRKETPYGERERDFQLYRRGRYVEFNLVYDRGTLFGLQSGGRTESILMSMPPLARWEYRYEPEVGSPEALLYSDYLKPRVW, encoded by the coding sequence ATGTCAGCAATTGATAAAGAAGCAGTAAAGCAGTTTTTACTGAGCCTACAAGATTCGATTTGCCAACAGCTTGAACAAGCTGATGGTAGTGCACTATTCAAAGAAGATGCATGGGAACGTGAACCTAGCGATCGCCTTGGTGGAGGTGGTCGCACTCGTGTGATGACTGACGGTGCAGTCTTTGAGCAGGGTGGTGTAAACTTCTCTCACGTTGCAGGTAAGGCAATGCCTGCCTCAGCGACTGCTCATCGCCCTGAATTAGCCGGGCGTAAGTTTGAGGCGATGGGTGTCTCATTAGTTATCCATCCTAAAAACCCTTATATCCCAACTTCACACGCTAATGTTCGATTCTTCATTGCGGAAAAAGAAGGTGAAGACCCAATTTGGTGGTTTGGTGGTGGTTTTGACTTAACGCCATTCTACCCTTTCGACGAAGACTGTCAGTCTTGGCATCAAACTGCTAAAGCTCTGTGTGCACCATTTGGTGATAACGTATATCAAGAACACAAAGAGTGGTGCGATAAGTACTTCTTCCTACCTCACCGCGATGAAACGCGTGGTGTTGGTGGCCTGTTCTTTGATGACTTAAATGAGTGGGGCTTTGAAAAGAGTTTTGCTTACATGCAGGCTGTTGGTGAAGGTTATGCCGCGGCATACCTACCTATTGTTGAGCGCCGTAAAGAGACACCTTATGGTGAGCGTGAGCGTGACTTCCAGCTATACCGCCGTGGTCGCTACGTTGAATTCAACCTAGTCTATGACCGTGGCACTTTGTTTGGTCTGCAAAGCGGTGGTCGTACAGAGTCTATATTGATGTCTATGCCGCCATTGGCACGTTGGGAATATCGTTACGAACCAGAAGTAGGGTCACCAGAAGCGCTGCTTTATAGTGACTACCTAAAACCGCGAGTTTGGTAG
- a CDS encoding DNA topoisomerase family protein has protein sequence MSSKIDNQLFSAHEHALEHEPCPQCGGELQLRHGKHGPFLGCKQYPSCDYIKPLHQNDGHVVKELGVPCPKCQNELVLRQGRFGMFIGCSSYPTCNHIESLDQPKEQPEEQPLVACPECGRGHLVERKSRYGKTFYACDNYPKCKFAVNQPPVIGRCEECQFPLLLEKKTANGTKKQCADRKCHHIQSQ, from the coding sequence ATGAGTAGTAAGATTGATAATCAGCTTTTTTCAGCACATGAACATGCATTAGAGCATGAACCATGTCCACAGTGTGGTGGAGAGCTTCAGCTTCGCCATGGTAAGCACGGTCCATTTTTAGGCTGTAAGCAGTACCCGAGCTGTGATTACATCAAGCCGTTGCATCAAAACGATGGACACGTGGTGAAAGAGCTGGGTGTGCCGTGTCCTAAATGCCAAAACGAGTTGGTATTAAGGCAGGGCCGCTTTGGGATGTTTATTGGTTGCAGTAGTTACCCAACGTGTAATCACATCGAATCTTTGGATCAACCGAAAGAACAACCTGAAGAGCAGCCACTTGTTGCGTGCCCTGAGTGTGGCAGAGGCCATTTGGTTGAGCGTAAATCTCGCTATGGCAAAACCTTCTATGCTTGTGATAACTACCCTAAGTGTAAGTTTGCCGTTAATCAGCCTCCTGTTATTGGTCGCTGTGAAGAGTGCCAGTTCCCGTTGTTACTGGAGAAGAAAACAGCCAATGGCACTAAGAAGCAATGTGCTGATCGTAAGTGTCATCACATTCAATCTCAGTAG
- a CDS encoding gamma carbonic anhydrase family protein, giving the protein MSSIRSYKGISPQIGQDVYIDTSSVLVGDIKIGNDSSVWPLVAARGDVNHIHIGERTNIQDGSVLHVTHKNAENPEGYPLLIGNDVTIGHKVMLHGCTIKDRVLVGMGAILLDGVVVEQDVMIGAGSLVPPNKVLESGYLYVGSPVKQARPLNDKERAFLQKSADNYVQNKNDYIDSVLPA; this is encoded by the coding sequence ATGAGTTCAATACGTAGTTATAAAGGAATATCCCCCCAGATTGGACAAGATGTCTATATAGATACAAGTTCGGTACTGGTTGGTGATATCAAAATCGGTAACGACTCCAGCGTGTGGCCTTTGGTTGCAGCTCGAGGGGATGTAAACCACATCCATATTGGAGAGAGAACTAATATTCAAGACGGAAGCGTCTTGCACGTCACCCATAAGAATGCAGAAAATCCTGAGGGTTATCCTCTACTAATAGGTAATGATGTGACCATTGGCCATAAAGTAATGCTGCATGGCTGCACTATTAAAGATCGTGTACTCGTCGGCATGGGCGCTATCTTATTAGATGGTGTGGTCGTCGAACAAGACGTAATGATTGGTGCGGGAAGTTTGGTGCCACCTAACAAGGTACTTGAGAGTGGTTATCTCTATGTAGGAAGCCCAGTTAAGCAAGCACGCCCATTAAATGATAAAGAACGTGCTTTCTTGCAGAAGTCGGCTGACAACTATGTTCAGAATAAAAACGACTATATAGACTCTGTCCTTCCAGCCTAA
- the aroE gene encoding shikimate dehydrogenase has translation MTQQVDRYAVFGNPIGQSKSPFIHTLFARQTNQQLTYTALQPEHGQFITEANAFFSEGGRGCNVTAPFKEDAYQFANRLTERAQLAGAVNTLKKLDDGEIIGDNTDGEGLVQDLLQHQVVLEGARVLLLGAGGAARGVIQPLLDQKPQQLVVANRTSSKAELLSEMFTSHGNIKGVGLSDVLEGFDVIINSTSSGLSGQLPEVSPSIFNSNSVVYDMVYGSGNTVFNQWALDNGVHAAYDGLGMLVGQAAESFILWRGLRPGTKQILRELRKNLEM, from the coding sequence ATGACACAGCAAGTAGATCGTTATGCCGTTTTCGGTAACCCTATTGGGCAAAGCAAATCGCCATTCATTCACACATTATTTGCTCGCCAAACCAATCAACAACTTACCTATACAGCACTGCAGCCAGAACACGGTCAATTCATTACCGAGGCTAACGCTTTTTTTAGCGAAGGCGGTAGAGGGTGTAATGTCACAGCACCATTTAAAGAAGACGCTTATCAGTTTGCTAATCGATTGACTGAAAGAGCTCAGCTAGCCGGTGCTGTTAATACATTAAAGAAGCTAGATGACGGAGAAATCATTGGTGATAACACTGATGGTGAGGGGCTTGTTCAAGATCTACTTCAACACCAAGTGGTATTAGAGGGAGCTCGAGTTCTCTTACTGGGTGCTGGTGGCGCAGCAAGAGGAGTGATTCAACCTCTCCTCGATCAAAAGCCGCAGCAATTAGTGGTGGCTAACCGCACCAGTTCAAAAGCTGAACTGTTATCTGAGATGTTTACCTCGCATGGAAACATTAAAGGGGTAGGGCTAAGTGATGTGCTTGAAGGCTTTGATGTCATTATTAACTCAACGTCATCAGGCCTAAGTGGTCAACTACCAGAAGTTTCTCCATCTATCTTCAATAGTAATAGTGTCGTCTACGACATGGTTTATGGTTCAGGCAATACAGTATTCAACCAATGGGCATTAGATAATGGTGTTCATGCTGCTTATGATGGTTTAGGTATGCTGGTGGGTCAGGCTGCAGAGAGCTTCATACTATGGCGTGGTCTTCGTCCGGGAACTAAGCAGATCTTAAGAGAACTACGTAAAAACCTAGAGATGTAA
- a CDS encoding 5-(carboxyamino)imidazole ribonucleotide synthase, with amino-acid sequence MHVLVLGAGQLARMMSLAGAPLNIEISAFDVGSKNIVHPLTQAILGNGLENAIERADVITAEFEHIPHDVLEVCERSGKFLPTTEAIKAGGDRRLEKALLDEANVKNAKYYVINSREDFNAAIAHVGLPMVLKSTLGGYDGKGQWRLKTLDNVDATWAEMAECIAATDNQAIVAEEFVPFDREVSLVGARGTNGEIQVYPLAENVHTDGVLSLSTAIDDMELQEQAKTMFTAIAERLDYVGVLALEFFDVQGSLLVNEIAPRVHNSGHWTQQGAETCQFENHLRAVCGMPLGSTKLIRPTAMINILGEDTLPEAILAQGGCHVHWYGKEKRAGRKMGHINVSADYNAELQRALCSLADILDKQAYPAVHEFAEQMK; translated from the coding sequence ATGCATGTTCTTGTGTTAGGCGCGGGCCAACTTGCTCGCATGATGTCCCTAGCTGGGGCACCGCTGAATATTGAAATTTCTGCTTTTGATGTTGGCAGCAAAAATATTGTTCATCCATTAACGCAAGCGATTCTAGGCAACGGCTTAGAGAATGCGATAGAGCGAGCGGACGTCATTACGGCTGAGTTCGAACACATCCCTCACGACGTACTTGAGGTATGTGAGCGCAGCGGTAAGTTCTTACCGACCACAGAAGCAATCAAAGCAGGCGGTGACCGTCGCCTTGAAAAAGCGCTGTTAGACGAAGCGAACGTGAAAAACGCTAAGTACTATGTGATTAACTCTCGCGAAGACTTTAACGCTGCGATCGCTCACGTTGGCTTACCAATGGTACTGAAGAGCACACTTGGCGGCTACGATGGTAAGGGCCAGTGGCGCTTAAAGACACTAGACAATGTTGACGCGACTTGGGCAGAAATGGCCGAGTGCATTGCAGCGACAGACAATCAAGCCATTGTGGCTGAAGAGTTCGTTCCATTCGACCGTGAAGTATCACTGGTTGGTGCTCGCGGTACCAATGGCGAGATTCAAGTGTACCCACTGGCTGAGAATGTTCACACCGACGGCGTGTTGAGCTTATCGACCGCGATTGATGACATGGAACTGCAAGAGCAAGCGAAAACCATGTTCACAGCAATTGCAGAACGCTTAGATTACGTTGGCGTGCTAGCACTTGAGTTCTTTGATGTTCAAGGTTCACTGCTGGTTAACGAGATAGCACCACGTGTTCATAACTCTGGCCACTGGACGCAACAAGGCGCTGAAACTTGTCAGTTTGAGAACCATCTGCGTGCTGTATGTGGCATGCCACTAGGCAGCACTAAGCTGATTCGTCCAACCGCAATGATCAACATTCTTGGTGAAGATACTCTACCTGAGGCTATTCTGGCCCAAGGTGGCTGTCATGTTCATTGGTATGGTAAAGAGAAGCGTGCAGGTCGTAAGATGGGCCATATTAACGTGAGCGCTGACTACAACGCAGAACTGCAAAGAGCGTTGTGCTCATTGGCTGATATTCTCGATAAGCAAGCCTACCCGGCTGTGCATGAGTTTGCTGAGCAGATGAAGTAA
- a CDS encoding DUF1488 family protein yields the protein MNQSILFPDIQDWDEASRTITFPAQQSGALIECVMSIEELSRLAGKDIEEGDQALVIFSGLRFDIEELAEELIEEEEYDSSNRIQIKAL from the coding sequence ATGAATCAATCAATTCTATTTCCTGATATCCAAGATTGGGATGAAGCAAGTCGAACAATCACTTTTCCTGCACAACAGTCGGGCGCATTGATTGAATGTGTCATGTCTATTGAAGAATTATCACGACTGGCCGGTAAAGATATAGAGGAAGGTGATCAAGCTTTAGTTATCTTTTCAGGGTTACGTTTCGATATTGAAGAGCTAGCGGAAGAGTTAATAGAAGAAGAGGAGTATGACTCCTCTAATCGGATTCAGATCAAAGCGCTTTAG
- the crcB gene encoding fluoride efflux transporter CrcB — MGQLSILGFIAIGGAFGACSRYLISELCVVMLGRGFPYGTLTVNVIGSLIMGLLIAAFENEMVATEPWRQIIGLGFLGALTTFSTFSMDNVLLMQQGAFFKMGLNVLLNVVLSISAAWIGFQLLIKS, encoded by the coding sequence ATGGGTCAGCTATCTATTTTAGGTTTTATTGCCATTGGTGGCGCATTTGGTGCTTGTTCGCGCTATTTGATTTCAGAGTTATGTGTAGTGATGTTAGGGCGTGGCTTTCCTTACGGAACACTGACCGTTAACGTGATCGGCTCTTTGATTATGGGCTTGCTCATCGCCGCATTCGAAAATGAGATGGTTGCGACGGAGCCATGGAGACAGATCATTGGCCTCGGTTTCCTTGGAGCACTGACTACGTTCTCTACATTTTCGATGGATAACGTGCTTCTTATGCAGCAGGGCGCTTTCTTTAAGATGGGGCTTAATGTGTTGCTCAACGTGGTTCTCAGTATTTCAGCAGCATGGATCGGCTTCCAACTTTTGATAAAGTCTTAA
- a CDS encoding DUF494 family protein has translation MMMDILMYLFETYIHSDSELQVDQDELEDELLRAGFHQDDIYKALHWLEDLAALQDTENQAAISVCSNTSMRIYTSREISRINMECRGFLLFLEQINVLTTEIREMVIDRVMGLETNEFELDDLKWIILMVLFNVPGNESAYTQMEELLYTKEQGILH, from the coding sequence ATGATGATGGACATACTGATGTACTTGTTTGAAACCTACATCCATAGCGATTCTGAATTGCAGGTGGATCAAGATGAGCTGGAAGATGAGCTTCTTCGAGCAGGGTTTCACCAAGATGATATTTATAAGGCCCTCCATTGGTTAGAAGATCTTGCGGCATTGCAAGATACCGAGAACCAAGCGGCGATTAGTGTGTGTTCCAATACCTCAATGCGTATTTATACCAGTCGAGAGATTTCACGTATTAATATGGAGTGTCGAGGTTTCTTACTGTTCCTAGAGCAGATCAACGTACTCACGACAGAGATTCGTGAAATGGTGATTGATCGTGTGATGGGGCTTGAGACCAACGAATTTGAATTAGATGATCTGAAATGGATTATCTTAATGGTGCTATTTAATGTGCCGGGTAATGAAAGTGCTTACACGCAAATGGAAGAGCTGTTGTACACCAAAGAGCAAGGTATCTTGCATTAA
- a CDS encoding multicopper oxidase family protein codes for MDISRRKFIQSSLAISALTVLPACSMKQSVDEQGKFVYDLTAEPSTAELVKGFNTNVLAFNGQIPAPIIRCRQGEKVTIRFTNKLSEPTTIHWHGLRIPIEMDGVPFLSQPPIMPGETFVYEFTPPDAGTFWYHPHMNSVKQLGMGLVGLIIVEESAPVQFDEEHALMLKHWHIDKQGQWKDLMIPRLSARMGTPGEWSSVNGVHEPIYQLKQYATTRLRIANVDNTITYPIAIEGAEAWVIGIDGNPVKTPYKLTQYKIGPGMRVDLGLIAPKVGEQVSVLQMKGRFPFSLCEFEVVDSTLIEGQTLPSLPLNPVPNLDLANAEEIDFVFEWEGAVSPVSKDGKSMPKFWLTNKRAWEGMSKDNIPEPLATLELGKTYIFDLKNVTQYHHPIHIHGHTFTVLELDGKKIEEPFHTDTVLLGKNGRAKAAFVADNPGRWMYHCHVIEHMKTGLMGYIEVK; via the coding sequence ATGGATATTTCCCGTCGTAAGTTTATTCAATCATCTCTCGCTATATCTGCACTAACCGTCCTGCCGGCTTGTTCAATGAAGCAGTCTGTTGATGAGCAAGGAAAGTTCGTTTATGACTTAACTGCTGAGCCCTCAACTGCTGAGTTGGTAAAGGGGTTTAATACTAATGTTTTAGCCTTTAATGGACAGATTCCAGCGCCGATTATTCGCTGTCGACAAGGCGAAAAGGTAACGATCCGATTTACCAACAAGCTTTCAGAACCGACGACAATTCATTGGCATGGACTGAGAATTCCAATCGAAATGGACGGGGTTCCTTTCTTAAGTCAGCCTCCTATTATGCCCGGTGAAACGTTTGTCTATGAGTTTACCCCACCAGATGCGGGTACTTTTTGGTATCACCCACACATGAACAGCGTTAAACAACTGGGTATGGGCTTAGTCGGCCTTATTATTGTTGAAGAGAGCGCGCCAGTTCAGTTCGATGAAGAGCATGCTCTGATGCTTAAACATTGGCATATCGACAAACAAGGTCAGTGGAAAGACTTAATGATTCCCCGCCTCAGCGCTCGTATGGGCACGCCAGGAGAGTGGAGTAGCGTTAATGGAGTACATGAACCTATCTATCAATTGAAGCAGTATGCAACGACTAGGCTCCGTATCGCTAATGTTGATAACACGATTACCTATCCGATTGCTATTGAAGGGGCAGAAGCATGGGTCATTGGCATTGATGGTAACCCTGTAAAGACACCTTATAAGCTGACTCAATATAAAATTGGCCCAGGTATGCGTGTCGACCTTGGGCTGATTGCTCCTAAGGTGGGCGAGCAAGTGAGTGTCCTTCAAATGAAGGGGCGTTTTCCGTTCTCCTTGTGTGAGTTTGAGGTTGTAGATTCAACGTTAATAGAAGGCCAAACACTTCCTTCATTGCCTTTGAATCCCGTGCCTAACTTAGATCTCGCCAACGCAGAAGAAATCGATTTTGTGTTTGAGTGGGAAGGGGCGGTATCACCAGTATCTAAAGATGGTAAGTCCATGCCTAAATTTTGGCTTACTAATAAGCGAGCATGGGAGGGAATGAGCAAAGACAATATTCCAGAGCCGTTGGCGACTTTAGAGTTAGGTAAGACTTACATATTCGATCTTAAGAACGTCACTCAATATCATCACCCGATTCATATTCATGGTCATACATTTACTGTATTGGAACTTGATGGTAAAAAAATTGAAGAACCTTTCCATACCGATACAGTGTTACTTGGAAAAAACGGCCGAGCTAAAGCTGCATTTGTTGCAGACAACCCAGGACGTTGGATGTACCACTGTCATGTCATTGAGCACATGAAAACGGGACTAATGGGATATATTGAAGTTAAGTGA